Below is a window of Quercus robur chromosome 6, dhQueRobu3.1, whole genome shotgun sequence DNA.
accTAAGAGATGGAGAGAACCAGagaaaataaaggtaaaaataataataataataaatgattaGTTAAATAAAATGGAGTGTAGAATAGAAAATGTATgtcttatgctaaaataaacccaaaaaaaaaaaaaaaaaaaaagataaactgatgtgaatgctctaagatgGGCTAGGAATTGAAAAGTGTTGTTTAGACTCCTAAGCTATACTaccaattttattaattttgatgtatccggataattaattaatcaaattcaaGTGCAATatggataaaataaataatcaattatcaCAAAACAACTCTCACACACAACTACCAGGAATCACATAGGAAGTGAAAGCCTAATTGGGAAAAACGCTCTAGGGACAAACCTAACTCATCAAATCTACTATAAAGATTGTTGCGGTACAAACTAACTTacgggacaaaatgggcttctgctctttttgggcaaattaattagccttttgcccttcttcccaaactaaatagggaaatgcccctcttttgaaaattgagtttctcaaaatcgagtttaaaaaaaaaaaaattctagagccctatagtgacctttttaaggacctatagtgacattttaagaacttatagtgacgttttataacttgatatccaaaaaatcaagttataggcaattttattgcctataactcgatttcatggatatcaagttacaaaacgtcactataggtctttataaacgtcattataggtctttgaaaacgtcactatagggcttaaatcgattttgaaaaactcgattttcaaaagagaggTATTTCCCTTTTTAGTTTGGGAATAATAGCaaaaagctaattaatttgcccaaaaaggacagaagcccattttgtccaaaGATTTCTCGTACAAGTAAATAGACACAGTACCTGAGCTTCTCGCTCAAGCTTGCAGTACTGCTGGCTCCAACCTTGTTCCTTCATAGCTTTTTGATGCCATCAGTTGATACGCTAACCTCTAAACCAATCTCTTGATTGCTTAAAGGCTTCTTGAAGATTTTGCTTAGCCTCTATGATTTGACAACAACACTCCAATACATGGCTCGTGATCCTTGTGTTTAGGTGGAAAAATCTTAAAGTGTAAGGAAATTGGAGAGTGAAAGACTTCTTGGCTTTGGCAAAGTTTTCTTAAGGATTTCTTGtgtcatctttttcttttgaaattagggttttaatttttgaacttattaGTGTTGGGTTTGAGAAGTGGCTAGCCACAAAAGCTAGCGTGAAAGCCTAGGTCGTTGCTTCTCTTTCTGAAAAGTTCTTGTTAGTAGTTCATTGGTTGTTTATGTTTACTGTATTTGAGAGACTCAAGCTAGTTTGTGTCTTGTGCTGATTTTCTGCAACCTTGCAGGACTGGAGTGCTCTTTGTATTGAAATTATGTAATCTATttacattttgaaatgaagctgCTCATTCATAttaagaaaggaagaaaaaaagaaaaaaggtaaagCTAACTTGTAGAGATATCACATTGATCAAATTGACTTGTAGAATAAtagttatataattaaattaattatttttaaacaaaaataataaacatactacaaaatttacaaattaacgtgtcaatgaattatattttaacaattaaataaataagtgtAAATTActctacttctttttttgttattaatgaaacattAGTTTATATATGTTGTGTAGCTGTAAGATCCTTAAAATCACTTTTAtcttaaagaaaaatactatattcataacatttttaccattttaaaacttaaattttgaaacaacattaatttattatggtATCAGAACATATTATTTGAGTTCAAACCCTAAATTATTGGGCAAGGGGAGGAAAATTTGGTCCCTTCATATGCCAGGACAGTGAAAATTTAGTGGGTGAGAGAAGAAATCGCAATTAGAATTGCTGTTCCATAATTTGTCCAAATATGTTTATTGCAAAATCATACTCTTATGGTTGGTAACACTTACATATACACGAAAATAAGTCAAATCCAAAgcgtttatcaaaaaaaaagaaaaaagtcaaaTCCAAAGCAAAAACTTGTATTTACATGACCCTATCAATACCAAAGCGAATGCTGACGATCAAACCTTTTCTTTGTCATCCTTCCGGCATCAGAAACACTCCTAAATCCAACCTTTTCGTGATTACCTCTTGAAGGACTACTTCCAACAAGCTTCGAGCAAATTCCACTCATAAAACCATCCTTTTTTTCAtcttcctcatcctcagaatcaaGTAAAGAACCCGTTTCTTGAATCCGAGGGCTATACCACAGGTGTGATCCTTCGGAATTTTTGTTTGCAGCTGGGAAAATAGGATTTTCCTCATCATGTATACCTCCTTGTGAATTACTTCCCAGCACTTCTTTTTTGGGTGTATACAGTTGATGCTTGTCTAGCTCATTTATATAATTCCACGTGGGACTTGTGGTAGAACATGAGAGAAATGATGAAAATCTTGATGCTTCCGAGGACGATGAGGAAGGAGTGGTTGTGGAAGGAGTAGAGGACGAAGGATAACCCATTGAACCTCCAAATCCTTGGATTTCTTTTGTTACTTTGAGGGCTTTCAATCGTGCCTGTTTGAGTGTCTCTCCTcctcccaaaagtttaagtaTTTCGTCTGATTTCTTTTGCATGCTTATTCCCCAGTTGAACCTAACATCAATCACAACGAAATAgggttaaaataataaaagaaagcaTATGGTAATGCGACATTTACACATTTTAATTACCCCTTTTCATCTATGTGTTTAAATGTTCCGAGCTCTTGAATAACATCAGTATCACATTGAAATTCTTCAGCAAATTCTTCAGGACCATGGGTTAGTAAGAACCCAAGAAGCACCAGTGATTTGTAGGATTGCCTCCATCGCTTCCAATCATTACTAGACAACCTGCAATGCTTACGTATCACTAATAAAAAGTATGCATGCATGTGAATAATTAAACACATtaaatgttgtaatttttattaaattgaactCTTTTAGCCAAAAGCACGCAAAATTTACCTGTTGTGAAGAATATCAACAATTCTCCAATAATCATCTATCTCGAGAGATGCTTCAGCTATTCTAGTCATTATTCTAGCATCAAGGCTACATGGATCATTATTTGTTGCTTCTTCAACCAACCTTTATATAAGAGCATCAATCTTATATAAGTTATTGTAAAAGCAGCAGATagtaacttaaaataaaattttatctattttgttcTATACAATAAACAAGGGAAACCGTTTAATGGATGGCAATTGGGAAGCtaacaaactaaaaatatagaaaaatcatTCCATTGGCAACAAATTTAACCCTTTTATGCATAATGGtccatactctctctctctctctctctctctctctctcttcattttttttttttaatgctaaattTATCAAATGCACTTAACGAAAGCCTAAttaaataaagtgaaaattgTATCTGAGTTATTGTTGCGATTTCATTCGTTCCATACTAGAAAATTAGGATTTATAACCAATCAACATTTTATAAGGTAACTTAAAAGCAATTTTGGTAATTAGTCACGCATTTcgcaccacattcttcttttaGTGTTGAGGAACATAATCTTACCTAttgtttaataaaaagaaaaaaagagagagctagACTTACAGTTCAGCTTCAGTAACGTCTGTGAAGGCCAGCCTAGCATTTTTGTATTTCTCTTGTAGAAAAGAAGATGCTTGCTTTTTAATGTGGTCTAGCAACAAGGACCCCATGACAATGGCAGGGATTTCTTTTACAATGAAAACTTGTTTAAACACTTAGGTCATTAATGAAACCTAATACTTACTTAAAAAGTTTGGTGATTATATACCAAGGAACCAGACTACATACAGAAGTCAGAAATGTTCCTTATAGGCAATTGTAAAACATTTAAGGACTTAAATAATCGAAGACCCCAGCATAAGAAGGAAAAGGCCTCAAAACACAGTTCCTCAAACAGATAAAAAGCTTTTCTAAAGAATGCCTATACACTATTTTGAGATGCAATTTAGAAAACCACATGGGTAGCCATGATTCTAGCTCGGATAGTAAAGGCCAAGTATTTTCgttgaaaaggaaaacaaaatgaCTAATATTAGAATTTGACCAAATGTAATCCATAAGTTTTTGCTTCCTTTtgaataatttatgtttttaaattgaTTGAACTGAAGATTAGGATCATCAAACTATCACTTCTTGGATCCCATTATTTCAGGGTTATCAAGTCCTTTAATCTCGACATTTCTGCATGGGCTTTAGGTTCGAGCTTTGGTGCTCACTTACCCCAGCCCATGTTCTTGAGCCCTACTTGGTGGTGTTGTCATTGGCATATCTGATTAATTTGGGCAAGGACACAGGTTGGGCTTTCAATCTGTTCATTATTGTCCATGATGACATGGTCGGTTGTGGTAATATTCCATATCAACCATAGATCAATCAACTAGTTCATGGAAATCTCTCAACATTACAGGAATAAGTCGTGGTCTAATATCGTATCTCTCAAAAACTCTCAAGCAATCTACGACATTTACTAGCTATAT
It encodes the following:
- the LOC126689712 gene encoding epsin-3 gives rise to the protein MGSLLLDHIKKQASSFLQEKYKNARLAFTDVTEAELLVEEATNNDPCSLDARIMTRIAEASLEIDDYWRIVDILHNRLSSNDWKRWRQSYKSLVLLGFLLTHGPEEFAEEFQCDTDVIQELGTFKHIDEKGFNWGISMQKKSDEILKLLGGGETLKQARLKALKVTKEIQGFGGSMGYPSSSTPSTTTPSSSSSEASRFSSFLSCSTTSIHDEENPIFPAANKNSEGSHLWYSPRIQETGSLLDSEDEEDEKKDGFMSGICSKLVGSSPSRGNHEKVGFRSVSDAGRMTKKRFDRQHSLWY